One Sodalinema gerasimenkoae IPPAS B-353 DNA segment encodes these proteins:
- the psbF gene encoding cytochrome b559 subunit beta, whose protein sequence is MTNRSPSEPVTYPIFTIRWVAVHTLAVPSVFFLGAIAAMQFIQR, encoded by the coding sequence ATGACAAATCGTTCCCCCTCTGAACCCGTTACCTATCCCATTTTTACGATTCGCTGGGTTGCTGTTCATACCTTGGCAGTGCCTTCAGTCTTCTTTCTCGGCGCGATCGCCGCGATGCAGTTCATCCAACGTTAG
- the pcrA gene encoding DNA helicase PcrA, producing MTATSDFLRQLNPSQRTAVEHHQGPLLVVAGAGSGKTRALTYRVANLILKHRVDPEQILAVTFTNKAAKEMKARVETLFAQTLAAKNHGKALEVLDAAEQTQLRSRVWRTYIKPLWIGTFHSLCGKILRFDINKYRDENGREWTRSFTIFDESDVHALVKEIVVNQLNLDDRKFNPKTVRYGISNAKNKGWSPAQLERNEPGYRGRTIAEVYRAYQDQLAANNALDFDDLIRVPVELFQQNPDVLQYWHDKFRHILVDEYQDTNRTQYNLIRLLATNGQTPREFQDWQKRSVFVVGDVDQSIYSFRMADFTILLDFQDDFGDGLDDDLTQTMVKLEENYRSTQTILEVANSLIELNSERIDKVLRPTRGQGEPICIYRADDDREEADFVASQMAALVRENPELNWGDFAILYRTNAQSRSFEDLLVQRNIPYRVIGGLRFYDRREIKDVLAYLRVIVNPADSVSLKRVINVPKRGIGKTTLAKIDSVAQQLNVPFWDIISDETSIKTVAGSRAKRISEFVQLIQEQQAQVDSAEATEIFEAVIEGAGYIEALKQEGTDEADNRRQNIEELYNALVQYGEESEDTSLSGFLASASLASDLDNLDDGETAVSLMTLHSAKGLEFPVVFVVGMEDGLFPNYRSQQDPRALEEERRLCYVGITRAQEQLFLTHALSRRLWGQIQTAAPSQFLAELPREFIKGNTAPRRGAASSRKKGSGVSNAAQLTQDWKVGDRIVHDHFGMGEVSMIFGKAPKLSLAVKFARAGQKIIDPKHEPMQRLR from the coding sequence ATGACTGCGACTTCTGACTTTCTGCGCCAACTCAACCCCTCCCAACGCACCGCCGTTGAACATCATCAGGGCCCCCTCCTCGTGGTTGCAGGAGCCGGATCTGGCAAAACTCGGGCCCTCACCTATCGAGTGGCCAACTTAATTCTCAAACATCGGGTAGACCCCGAGCAAATTTTAGCTGTCACCTTCACCAACAAAGCCGCCAAGGAAATGAAGGCGCGGGTAGAAACCCTCTTCGCCCAAACCCTCGCCGCCAAAAACCATGGGAAGGCCTTAGAAGTCTTAGACGCAGCCGAACAAACCCAACTGCGATCGCGAGTTTGGCGGACCTATATCAAACCCCTGTGGATTGGCACCTTCCATAGTCTGTGCGGCAAAATCCTCCGCTTCGACATTAATAAATATCGCGACGAGAACGGGCGAGAGTGGACTCGTTCCTTTACCATTTTTGACGAATCCGATGTTCACGCCCTCGTTAAAGAGATTGTCGTGAACCAACTCAACCTCGACGATCGCAAATTCAACCCCAAAACCGTCCGCTACGGCATCAGCAACGCCAAAAACAAAGGCTGGTCCCCCGCTCAACTCGAACGGAACGAGCCAGGGTATCGGGGACGCACCATCGCCGAAGTCTACCGCGCCTACCAAGACCAACTCGCCGCCAACAACGCCCTCGATTTCGATGATCTCATCCGCGTTCCCGTGGAACTGTTCCAACAGAACCCGGACGTGCTGCAATACTGGCATGACAAATTTCGCCATATCCTGGTGGACGAATATCAAGATACCAACCGCACCCAGTACAACCTAATTCGTCTGCTGGCCACCAATGGTCAAACTCCCCGCGAGTTTCAGGATTGGCAAAAACGTTCCGTGTTCGTCGTCGGCGATGTGGATCAGTCCATCTACAGCTTTCGCATGGCCGACTTCACCATCCTCCTGGATTTTCAGGACGATTTCGGCGATGGCTTAGACGACGATTTGACCCAAACCATGGTCAAACTGGAGGAAAACTATCGCTCCACTCAGACCATCCTGGAAGTGGCCAACAGCCTCATCGAACTCAACAGCGAACGGATTGACAAGGTTCTACGGCCCACCCGAGGCCAGGGAGAGCCGATTTGTATCTACCGCGCCGATGACGATCGCGAAGAAGCCGACTTTGTGGCCTCGCAAATGGCTGCCCTAGTCCGAGAAAATCCAGAACTCAACTGGGGAGATTTCGCCATTCTCTACCGTACCAACGCCCAATCCCGCAGTTTTGAGGACTTGCTAGTCCAGCGCAACATTCCCTATCGAGTGATTGGTGGCCTGCGCTTTTATGACCGCCGGGAAATAAAAGATGTACTAGCATACTTGCGCGTTATTGTCAACCCTGCCGATAGTGTCAGTCTCAAACGAGTCATTAACGTGCCCAAACGAGGCATTGGCAAAACCACCCTCGCCAAAATCGACAGTGTGGCCCAACAACTGAATGTTCCCTTCTGGGACATTATCAGCGATGAAACCTCCATTAAAACCGTCGCCGGTTCTCGGGCCAAGCGCATCTCAGAATTTGTACAGCTTATCCAAGAGCAGCAGGCCCAGGTCGACTCTGCCGAAGCCACCGAAATTTTTGAAGCGGTGATTGAGGGAGCGGGCTATATCGAAGCCCTCAAACAAGAAGGAACCGACGAAGCCGACAACCGCCGTCAGAATATAGAAGAACTGTATAACGCCCTGGTGCAATATGGCGAAGAGAGCGAGGACACCTCCCTCAGTGGTTTTCTCGCAAGTGCCTCCCTGGCCTCCGATTTAGATAACCTCGACGATGGGGAGACGGCGGTGTCTCTGATGACCTTGCATTCGGCCAAGGGCTTAGAATTTCCCGTGGTCTTTGTGGTGGGGATGGAGGATGGCCTCTTCCCCAATTACCGCAGTCAACAAGATCCTCGGGCCCTCGAAGAAGAACGGCGACTGTGCTATGTGGGGATTACCCGGGCCCAAGAGCAACTCTTTCTCACCCATGCCCTCAGTCGTCGGCTTTGGGGACAAATTCAAACCGCCGCCCCATCTCAGTTTTTAGCAGAACTGCCGCGAGAGTTTATTAAAGGAAATACGGCCCCGAGACGAGGGGCCGCCTCCTCCCGGAAGAAGGGATCTGGGGTGTCCAATGCGGCTCAACTGACCCAGGATTGGAAAGTGGGCGATCGCATTGTCCATGACCATTTTGGCATGGGCGAAGTCTCCATGATTTTCGGCAAAGCCCCTAAACTGTCCCTGGCGGTGAAGTTTGCCCGGGCTGGCCAGAAAATCATCGATCCCAAACATGAACCCATGCAACGACTCCGATAA
- a CDS encoding ShlB/FhaC/HecB family hemolysin secretion/activation protein, whose amino-acid sequence MALKAVTGLLWGPGVFGAIASTWVVLSGPIVHSQEPPQLSQEDNASRVLIQRIEIRGSSRFTDEELRAIAAPYEGQELSLQDLQTLADELTQLYLNQDYLTSRAILPQQDIVDGVVVIEVIEGRLTEIEIEGNERLQESFIRNRLQRAAGVPLNTARLEDELRLLRVDPLFEQISANLRSGDALGESRLRVQLREANPIQLSISSDNYSPPSIGGERLNLGFSHRNLAGVGDRLSVDYNLTYGNGLDFIDIGYEIPVNSRDGRLRLRVAPTRNEVTQAPFDQLDIRGESSLYELSYRHPLQRTPREEFALSLGFAWQDSQTFFLDRAEPFGIGPDESGRSRTRVITFGQEYIRRQVDGAWVLQSQLRLGTGLFDATNNSRDIPDGQFFSWAIQGQRVQRLHRDHLLVARLAAQFSPDPLLPSQQFVMGGGQSLRGYRQNVRAGDNGVRFSIEDRITLMRNAAGQSTLQVLPFFDMGVVWNHSNNPNPQARQQFLAALGLGAIWEPSPGFTLRVDYGLPLVDLDDRGRNIQDDGFHFRVGYEF is encoded by the coding sequence ATGGCTTTAAAAGCTGTGACGGGTTTGTTGTGGGGTCCGGGGGTTTTTGGGGCGATCGCCTCGACCTGGGTGGTGCTGAGTGGGCCGATAGTCCATAGTCAGGAACCGCCTCAACTTAGCCAAGAGGATAACGCTTCCCGCGTCCTCATCCAACGCATCGAGATTCGGGGAAGCAGCCGTTTTACAGACGAAGAACTGCGGGCGATCGCCGCCCCCTATGAAGGCCAAGAGTTGAGCTTACAGGACTTACAAACCCTCGCCGATGAACTGACACAGCTTTATCTCAATCAAGACTATCTCACCTCCCGAGCCATTCTGCCACAACAGGATATCGTCGATGGGGTGGTGGTGATTGAGGTGATCGAGGGACGCTTAACGGAGATTGAGATTGAGGGAAATGAGCGTCTGCAAGAGTCCTTCATCCGCAATCGCCTGCAACGAGCCGCTGGAGTTCCCCTCAACACCGCTCGCCTAGAAGACGAACTGCGACTGTTACGAGTCGATCCCCTGTTTGAGCAAATCTCCGCCAACCTGCGTTCCGGTGACGCCTTGGGAGAAAGTCGCCTGCGGGTTCAACTGCGTGAAGCCAATCCCATTCAACTGAGCATCAGCAGCGATAACTATTCTCCCCCCAGCATTGGTGGCGAACGGCTCAACTTAGGCTTTAGCCATCGCAACCTAGCCGGAGTGGGCGATCGCCTCAGCGTGGACTATAACCTCACCTATGGCAACGGCTTAGACTTCATTGATATCGGCTATGAGATTCCCGTCAATTCCCGAGATGGCCGCTTGCGGTTACGGGTCGCCCCCACCCGCAACGAAGTCACCCAGGCCCCCTTCGATCAACTCGATATCCGAGGCGAATCCAGTCTCTACGAACTGAGTTATCGTCATCCCCTACAACGAACCCCTCGGGAAGAATTCGCCCTCTCCCTGGGGTTCGCCTGGCAAGATAGCCAAACCTTCTTTCTCGATCGCGCCGAACCCTTCGGGATTGGCCCAGACGAGTCTGGACGTAGCCGCACCCGCGTCATCACCTTCGGCCAAGAGTATATTCGGCGTCAGGTGGATGGGGCCTGGGTCTTACAATCCCAGCTACGGTTAGGAACGGGACTCTTTGACGCCACCAACAACTCTAGGGATATCCCCGATGGGCAATTTTTTAGTTGGGCCATCCAAGGCCAACGGGTGCAACGACTGCATCGGGATCATCTCCTGGTGGCTCGTCTGGCGGCCCAGTTTTCCCCCGATCCCCTGCTTCCCTCCCAACAGTTTGTCATGGGGGGCGGTCAATCCCTACGGGGCTATCGTCAAAATGTGCGAGCTGGGGATAATGGAGTTCGTTTCTCCATCGAGGATCGCATCACCCTAATGCGCAATGCGGCGGGACAATCCACCCTCCAGGTGTTGCCCTTTTTTGATATGGGGGTGGTCTGGAACCATAGCAATAATCCTAACCCCCAGGCCAGACAACAGTTTCTGGCCGCTTTAGGGTTGGGGGCCATCTGGGAACCGAGTCCAGGGTTTACCCTACGGGTTGACTATGGTCTTCCTTTAGTGGATTTAGACGATCGCGGTCGGAATATCCAAGATGATGGCTTTCATTTCCGGGTTGGCTATGAATTTTGA
- a CDS encoding proteasome-type protease, whose protein sequence is MTYCLGIINHHGLIFGADSRTNAGVDYISTYQKLFDFCVPGDRTIVLCTSGNLSITQAVMNHLRQDIKQNKDCNLHTLPSFYDVARYIGSTLRNIQEIDRPWLERDKIDFQCNILVGGQIQGEDSQLFRIYSQGNFIQATPETPFLQIGETKYGKPILDRVLHYDTPLHLAVKAAVLSIDSTMKSNISVGPPLNVLMYERDSFDIHHRLRLRLGSPYLATIRRYWEESVRKTFEEMPEIEWQDDVGANKQEVLID, encoded by the coding sequence ATGACCTACTGCCTAGGAATTATCAATCATCATGGACTGATTTTTGGGGCCGACTCCCGCACCAATGCCGGAGTTGATTATATTTCTACCTATCAGAAACTCTTTGACTTCTGCGTTCCGGGCGATCGCACCATTGTCCTCTGTACCAGTGGCAATCTTTCCATCACCCAGGCGGTGATGAACCATCTGCGGCAAGATATCAAACAGAACAAAGACTGTAACCTCCACACCCTCCCCAGCTTCTACGATGTAGCCCGCTATATCGGCAGCACCCTGCGGAACATCCAAGAGATTGATCGCCCCTGGCTCGAACGGGATAAAATCGACTTTCAATGTAATATCCTCGTCGGCGGCCAAATCCAGGGAGAAGACTCCCAACTGTTCCGCATCTATTCCCAAGGGAACTTCATCCAAGCCACCCCGGAAACCCCCTTCCTGCAAATTGGTGAAACCAAATACGGCAAACCCATCCTCGATCGCGTCCTGCATTACGACACCCCGCTGCATCTGGCCGTCAAAGCCGCCGTTCTCTCCATCGACTCCACCATGAAATCCAACATTTCCGTAGGGCCACCCCTCAATGTTCTCATGTACGAGCGAGACAGCTTTGACATTCACCACCGACTGCGATTACGACTTGGTAGCCCCTATCTCGCCACCATTCGCCGCTATTGGGAAGAATCCGTGCGGAAAACCTTTGAGGAAATGCCCGAGATAGAATGGCAAGATGACGTAGGCGCCAACAAACAGGAAGTCTTAATCGACTAA
- a CDS encoding rubredoxin codes for MDTQDSNELQPEQEAQTEQTEQQASPPERDRYECLACGYVYEPALGDNNGNIAAGTPFMEIPETWRCPVCGARKQSFANVGPKGTASGFKENFSYGFGVNTLTPTQKTLLIFGGLGLGVLFMLSLYGLG; via the coding sequence ATGGATACTCAAGACTCCAACGAGCTGCAACCTGAACAGGAGGCGCAAACGGAACAAACGGAGCAACAAGCGTCTCCCCCAGAACGCGATCGCTACGAATGTCTCGCCTGCGGCTATGTGTATGAGCCGGCTCTCGGCGACAACAACGGTAACATTGCCGCCGGAACACCGTTTATGGAGATTCCGGAAACCTGGCGTTGTCCCGTCTGCGGTGCGCGTAAACAGTCCTTTGCCAATGTTGGCCCCAAAGGGACCGCCTCTGGCTTTAAGGAAAATTTTTCCTATGGTTTCGGGGTCAACACCCTGACGCCAACGCAAAAAACCCTATTGATTTTTGGCGGTTTAGGTCTAGGGGTTCTGTTTATGTTGAGTCTCTATGGCTTAGGTTAA
- a CDS encoding photosystem II reaction center protein J: MSGDARIPLWVVATVAGTGVLAVVGLFFYGAYVGVGSAM; encoded by the coding sequence ATGTCTGGAGATGCAAGAATCCCCCTCTGGGTTGTGGCCACAGTGGCTGGAACCGGTGTGTTAGCTGTTGTTGGACTCTTTTTTTACGGAGCCTATGTCGGCGTTGGTTCTGCCATGTAG
- a CDS encoding DUF2499 domain-containing protein translates to MHALSIPTWMVHVSSVIEWIAAIWLVWRYGERLNNPAWKGLAWAMLPALIGAMCACTWHFFDNAQRLEWLVTLQASMTVVGNCTVCVAAAWIWRRSRQGMKPSARSTPNAADQS, encoded by the coding sequence ATGCACGCCCTTTCAATTCCCACCTGGATGGTTCATGTTTCGAGTGTCATCGAATGGATTGCGGCCATTTGGCTGGTTTGGCGCTATGGGGAACGGTTGAACAATCCTGCCTGGAAAGGATTAGCCTGGGCGATGCTTCCGGCCTTAATTGGGGCAATGTGTGCCTGTACTTGGCACTTTTTTGATAATGCCCAACGGTTAGAATGGCTAGTGACCCTTCAAGCCTCAATGACTGTGGTGGGCAACTGCACCGTTTGTGTAGCTGCCGCTTGGATTTGGCGGCGATCGCGTCAGGGGATGAAGCCATCTGCGCGATCGACTCCGAATGCGGCGGATCAATCCTAG
- the csaB gene encoding polysaccharide pyruvyl transferase CsaB, which translates to MGTERAVLCGYYGMGNMGDEALLASLLEMLPARITPVVLSGNPEFTRDRYGVEAIPRKAAFEILPSLRSAGSFIWGGGSLMQDSSSALNPFYYGGLMGLAQRLGLRTIALAQGLGPLRRPWTQALTRRCLLGCDAVTVRDRTSAAQLHDWGIPFTLAPDPVWALESRSPQGLWDLPAPRVAVVLRPHPLLTPARLERLIQAIAALQTATDAAIFLVPFQPSQDLPLARTIYSQLSGKRYLWQSDDPRALKGLFRGVEMAICMRLHGLIAAAAEGCRCWGLSYDPKVSQLLAEFDLPGWELADLPQESTTISQAWLEQYANGDPLSETRIQATIDRARLHQEALVQALL; encoded by the coding sequence ATGGGAACTGAACGAGCCGTCCTCTGTGGCTACTATGGTATGGGAAATATGGGAGATGAAGCTCTCCTGGCCTCCCTGTTGGAGATGTTACCGGCTCGGATCACGCCGGTGGTGTTGTCGGGAAATCCTGAGTTTACCCGCGATCGCTATGGGGTCGAGGCCATTCCTCGCAAGGCGGCCTTTGAGATTTTACCCAGCCTACGCTCGGCCGGGAGTTTTATTTGGGGGGGCGGCAGTTTGATGCAAGACAGCAGTAGCGCCCTAAACCCCTTTTATTATGGAGGCTTGATGGGGTTGGCTCAACGGTTAGGCCTACGCACCATCGCCCTGGCCCAAGGTCTCGGCCCCCTGCGACGACCCTGGACTCAAGCTCTCACCCGTCGCTGTCTCCTCGGCTGTGATGCCGTGACCGTACGCGATCGCACCTCCGCCGCTCAACTCCATGATTGGGGGATTCCCTTCACCCTCGCCCCCGATCCCGTCTGGGCCTTAGAGTCGCGATCGCCCCAGGGACTCTGGGACTTACCTGCGCCCCGTGTGGCGGTGGTGTTGCGGCCTCATCCTCTGTTAACCCCTGCCCGCTTAGAGCGTCTGATTCAGGCGATCGCCGCCCTACAAACCGCCACCGACGCGGCGATTTTCTTAGTTCCCTTCCAACCCAGTCAGGACCTACCCCTCGCTCGCACCATTTACAGCCAACTTTCGGGCAAACGCTATCTTTGGCAATCGGACGATCCCCGTGCCTTAAAGGGTCTATTTCGCGGCGTTGAGATGGCCATTTGTATGCGACTTCATGGCTTAATTGCCGCCGCCGCAGAAGGATGCCGCTGTTGGGGACTCAGTTACGATCCCAAGGTGAGTCAATTGTTGGCAGAATTCGATCTCCCCGGTTGGGAACTTGCGGATCTGCCTCAGGAGTCTACCACTATTAGTCAGGCTTGGCTGGAACAGTATGCGAATGGAGATCCCCTCTCTGAGACCCGCATTCAAGCCACCATTGACCGGGCCCGGTTGCATCAGGAAGCGTTGGTTCAGGCACTACTGTAG
- a CDS encoding tetratricopeptide repeat protein — protein MLRRIVQGIINFFRGLFGTKAPQEPATPPQSPLSDSEFEYYFLQLLDGVSQGWTGVKVERFFQMLGDRASDEHWIAWLHHFDEARQLDGRPQGELGQQLVALSQVSSRHLATLAGEIGRKLCDQAGVSTSAPTPAPPPTTGPEPVSEPPVSDSQGELAPDSATADRESQAQRWMERSLEQLNQENNEAALLGFERVLDLDPQNLRAMIYRGDALAELKRFREALATYEQAVQLDPNSAEAWSHLGDLQHEMKRPQAALESWDKALAINPDDIQTWIHRGVALGLQLQRWDEALATWDKALELDRHDSDIWFRRGVALGSLERWQEAIDSWDRALELNPYFRDAWINKGVALQKLGRYEEAIEANNRALGLDQGKQQTTASGDLKASVVEPDANRPRDNASDAEEVEQLYRQAQEQAQAQKYHPALRFLERAIALNPEDARLWRERSLNYQALEQFEDVLTACDRLLEIDAEDLQGYRLRAQALQQLHRWEDANSTWDAVLERQPDDRQAWMNKGIVLQKLGRYAEAIEANKRAI, from the coding sequence ATGCTGAGGCGGATTGTACAGGGGATTATCAACTTTTTTCGAGGCTTGTTTGGCACAAAAGCCCCCCAAGAACCTGCCACACCTCCCCAGTCTCCCTTGAGTGACAGCGAATTTGAATACTATTTTCTGCAACTCCTCGATGGCGTGAGTCAGGGCTGGACGGGGGTTAAAGTGGAGCGATTTTTCCAGATGTTGGGCGATCGCGCCTCAGATGAACATTGGATCGCCTGGTTGCACCACTTCGACGAGGCCCGACAGCTCGACGGTCGCCCCCAAGGGGAACTTGGGCAGCAATTGGTTGCCCTCAGTCAAGTGAGTTCACGGCATCTGGCCACCTTAGCTGGGGAGATTGGGCGAAAACTCTGTGATCAAGCTGGAGTCTCCACCAGTGCCCCAACCCCCGCGCCACCCCCCACCACTGGCCCAGAACCAGTTTCAGAACCTCCGGTTTCAGACTCTCAAGGCGAGCTAGCCCCCGATTCCGCCACGGCCGACCGGGAGTCACAGGCCCAACGGTGGATGGAGCGATCGCTCGAACAACTCAATCAAGAAAACAACGAAGCCGCCCTACTGGGGTTTGAGCGCGTCCTGGACTTAGATCCCCAGAACCTGCGGGCAATGATTTATCGCGGCGATGCCCTGGCGGAACTGAAGCGGTTTCGGGAAGCCCTAGCCACCTACGAGCAAGCTGTGCAACTCGATCCCAACTCCGCCGAAGCCTGGAGTCATCTGGGGGATCTGCAGCATGAGATGAAACGCCCCCAAGCGGCCCTAGAAAGTTGGGATAAGGCCCTGGCCATCAACCCCGACGATATCCAAACCTGGATTCACCGAGGGGTCGCCCTAGGGTTACAACTTCAGCGTTGGGATGAAGCTCTGGCTACCTGGGACAAAGCCCTAGAACTCGATCGCCATGACTCGGATATTTGGTTCCGTCGTGGTGTGGCCTTAGGGAGTTTAGAACGCTGGCAAGAGGCGATCGACAGTTGGGATAGAGCCTTAGAACTCAACCCTTATTTCCGAGATGCGTGGATTAATAAAGGAGTCGCCCTACAGAAGTTAGGTCGTTATGAGGAGGCGATTGAAGCCAATAATCGCGCTCTTGGCTTAGATCAAGGCAAACAGCAAACAACGGCCTCGGGGGATCTCAAAGCCTCAGTGGTTGAGCCTGATGCCAATCGTCCCCGCGACAATGCCAGTGATGCTGAAGAAGTCGAGCAGCTTTACCGACAGGCCCAAGAACAGGCCCAAGCTCAAAAGTATCATCCAGCCCTACGCTTTCTTGAGCGGGCCATCGCCCTAAATCCCGAAGATGCCCGACTTTGGCGAGAACGGAGTTTAAATTATCAGGCCCTCGAACAATTTGAGGATGTGCTGACGGCCTGCGATCGCCTCCTAGAGATTGACGCCGAAGACCTCCAAGGCTATCGCCTACGGGCCCAGGCCCTACAACAGCTTCATCGCTGGGAAGACGCCAACAGCACCTGGGATGCTGTCCTCGAACGCCAACCCGATGACCGACAAGCCTGGATGAACAAAGGCATCGTCCTACAAAAACTCGGCCGCTACGCCGAAGCGATCGAAGCCAACAAACGGGCCATCTAA
- a CDS encoding TRAP transporter small permease subunit, protein MDRLNTIIGRLSGWLVFLMVLVGGFNVIGRYLGNALGQNLSSNALIETQWYLFSLVFLLGAAYTLKENAHVRMDVLYSGWPPRRKALADFIGTVLFLLPFSGFALWFTWTPVLNSWRIRESSPDPGGLPRYPIKSFILVIFILLIAQGLSQAIKSWAIYRGAIAPPSPSELSATVTVQPEREGHDDA, encoded by the coding sequence GTGGATCGACTGAACACGATCATCGGTCGTTTGAGCGGTTGGCTCGTGTTCTTGATGGTTTTGGTGGGCGGATTTAACGTCATTGGCCGTTATCTGGGCAACGCCCTCGGACAAAACCTCAGTTCAAATGCCCTGATTGAAACTCAATGGTATTTGTTTAGTTTAGTCTTCTTGTTGGGCGCGGCCTATACCCTGAAAGAGAATGCTCATGTCCGCATGGATGTTCTCTATAGTGGTTGGCCGCCTCGTCGTAAGGCTCTCGCGGACTTCATCGGCACAGTTTTGTTTCTGCTCCCCTTTTCAGGATTTGCCCTCTGGTTCACCTGGACTCCGGTGCTAAATTCTTGGCGAATCCGCGAAAGCTCTCCCGATCCCGGCGGTTTACCTCGCTACCCCATTAAAAGCTTTATCCTCGTCATATTTATTCTACTCATTGCCCAGGGTCTATCTCAGGCGATCAAGAGTTGGGCCATCTATCGCGGGGCGATCGCTCCCCCGTCCCCGTCGGAGTTGAGTGCAACGGTAACGGTACAACCGGAACGGGAAGGACACGACGATGCTTGA
- a CDS encoding photosystem II reaction center protein L — MPTRQKNPNRQPVELNRTSLYLGLLLIFVLGVLFSSYFFN, encoded by the coding sequence ATGCCAACTCGTCAAAAGAACCCGAACCGCCAGCCAGTTGAACTCAACCGTACTTCGCTGTACTTGGGTTTACTTCTGATTTTTGTGCTGGGTGTGCTGTTTTCGAGTTACTTCTTTAACTAG
- a CDS encoding photosynthesis system II assembly factor Ycf48, whose product MNAMLHRLKSIAMTIAVVFLLAGCQYTPNLEVNPWVVQSLPTESTFADVAFTDDLSRGWLVGNKGTLFETTDQGKTWTAHSLNLNGESVTFDSISFYGNEGWIVGEPAILLHTLDGGDHWERVPLSDKLPGSPRTIVATAPHSAEMTTSVGAIYRTSNDAQNWKGLVEEALGIFRNISRSPDGSYVAVSSRGNFYSVWDNESQTWQPFNRHSARRLQNMGFTPDGNLWVLGRGGMLQFGDAQDPEAWEDPQYPEFSTSWGLLDLAYQTPDDIWAVGGSANLLYSNDGGETWLKDRQVEKVPSNFNRVKFIQPDLGFVLGQRGTLLRYDPNQEMT is encoded by the coding sequence ATGAATGCGATGCTGCACCGTTTGAAATCAATCGCGATGACGATCGCGGTGGTGTTTTTGCTGGCCGGCTGTCAGTATACCCCGAACTTAGAGGTGAATCCTTGGGTGGTGCAATCTCTGCCGACGGAATCAACGTTTGCGGATGTGGCGTTTACGGACGACTTGTCCCGAGGTTGGTTGGTGGGGAACAAAGGAACCCTGTTTGAAACCACCGATCAGGGTAAAACCTGGACGGCCCATTCCTTAAATTTAAACGGTGAGTCCGTTACCTTTGATTCCATCAGTTTTTACGGCAATGAAGGCTGGATTGTTGGGGAACCAGCAATTTTATTGCATACCCTCGATGGGGGGGATCACTGGGAGCGTGTGCCTCTGAGTGATAAGCTGCCTGGAAGTCCGCGGACGATTGTGGCGACAGCTCCCCATTCAGCGGAAATGACCACCAGTGTGGGGGCCATTTATCGCACCAGCAATGACGCTCAAAACTGGAAGGGACTGGTGGAAGAGGCCCTAGGCATCTTTCGTAATATTTCTCGCTCCCCCGATGGCAGTTATGTGGCCGTGTCTTCGCGCGGTAACTTCTATTCAGTCTGGGATAATGAGAGTCAAACCTGGCAACCCTTTAACCGTCACAGTGCCCGACGGTTGCAGAATATGGGCTTTACCCCCGATGGCAACCTTTGGGTTTTAGGTCGAGGGGGAATGCTTCAGTTCGGGGATGCTCAAGATCCCGAAGCCTGGGAAGACCCCCAATATCCTGAGTTTTCCACCAGTTGGGGACTGTTGGATTTGGCCTATCAAACCCCAGATGATATTTGGGCCGTCGGTGGAAGTGCCAACTTGCTCTATAGTAACGATGGGGGTGAAACCTGGCTCAAGGATCGTCAGGTCGAGAAGGTTCCCTCCAACTTCAACCGGGTGAAGTTTATTCAGCCGGATCTAGGATTTGTCCTCGGACAACGAGGAACCCTGCTGCGATATGACCCGAACCAAGAAATGACGTAA
- the psbE gene encoding cytochrome b559 subunit alpha, translating into MAGTTGERPFSDIITSVRYWLIHAVTIPMLFIAGWFFVSTGLAYDAFGTPRPDEYYTKQRLELPIVSDRFESRQQIEQFIK; encoded by the coding sequence ATGGCAGGTACAACTGGAGAACGCCCGTTTTCAGATATTATTACCAGCGTCCGCTACTGGTTAATTCATGCGGTGACCATTCCCATGCTTTTTATTGCGGGTTGGTTTTTTGTGAGTACCGGCTTGGCTTACGATGCGTTCGGCACGCCTCGTCCGGATGAGTACTACACGAAACAACGGCTGGAATTGCCGATCGTCTCCGATCGCTTTGAAAGCCGTCAACAAATCGAACAGTTTATCAAATAA